ACCCGCCAATCCCTCTCTCGTTGTCCAACATTTTTTGGGCTGGACTGGACCGGACCGAGCCTAAAATTATATGACAAGGAATTATGGGCCAGGCTTGCTTTATGGGCCATGTTTGTTCTTTTCATATGGCAGAGCCAGACATGGATGTCTGGGGCCATCAACTTAGCTTTATACAGGTGTTATGGTCAGGTGGAATCTGAATATTCAACCTTTTTGGTCCAAACGTTGAAGCCAATACCCATATTGGGATCTGTCTGTCATGGTGGTCCGAAGTCCCAAAACTATCTAGTTGATATTAATAGAAAGACACagcaaaaaaaggaaagaagttGCAAAATATCTGAGTATATGCTCAAAAAAAATGTGATGGGAAATGAACCTCCctttttgtgataatcaagtGAAGTTTAGATTCATGTCAACAAGAAGGGATTTAGAGCACAAGACcaaaagaagaagggaaaaaaaaaaccttggtaGATGTATGTATAAAACTTTTGTTTATAATGGAGAATgatactagagaaatttatcttTGCATAATTTCTTGAAGAGGAGAACATTTGTCCACAAACAGAATCCTATAAATTTGAAACAAAGTAGTGGAGTTTGGCAAATGTTCAAACTTCAATGATGCATTTTGTGACACAAATTGGCACCTTTGGACTTAATCGATTCTCATATCTTatattcttgtgtttttctattCCTGTGATGTGCGGTTCTCATAGTCAACTCCCctcataaatatttttatataaattagcaaacaattaaataaattatagtTGAAAACCAAAGCACTCTCCGCAAGTCAACTCCTCCCCTCCATTTCTCTCCTCTGCCTGACCTCCTCCTCCATTTCTTCCTCTGATAGCATGCTGTAGCTTACTATACTGCGAAACggggaaaataaaaacaaaagagttTAAATGGGTAACGGCGTGACGAAAGTCGGCTACTGCTTCGCCGGAGCCGGAGACATATCCCGCCGTCACGATATCGCCGTTATTCTAACGAACCCGTTCCATGAAGGCTTGGGCCATTCCTTCTGCTACTTCCCACCCGACCAGTCATGCTCCAAAATCCACTCCCACGAGGACACCACTTTGTTCCGCTCCATCTCCGGCGCCTCTGTCAGTGCCAACGCCTCCACCCCTCTGTCCACCTCCGCAGCCTTGACTGCCGATACCTATCCCTACAGTTCCTCCACCTTCGAGAGCTCAGGTACATTTGCCTCCATCCCCCTCCAGCCAGTCCCCCGCCGCTCGTTCCACGCCGGGTCAGGGCCTCTCTCGGGCGGTCTGGGTTCCGGTCTAATCGAGAGAGGTTTCCTTTCGGGACCAATTGAGCGTGGGCTGAATTCGGGTCCGATTGATCGTGGGCTGAATTCGGGTCCAATCGGGAAAAGCAGCGACAAGTTGCATAGAAGTTCCTCTCATGGCGGATTTGAAAGCACTGAAATTAAAGAGAAACCTAAGAAACATAGTTTGATAAGAAGCTTCAAAAGGGTGATATCTAAAACGATCTCTCGCGGTCGTAGATCGATTGTGGCGCCAATAAGAAGCTTCAAAGAATCAATTTTGgataaaaatgacaaaaatcCCAGCAGTGGCAATAATTTGAGTGGTCAAGAGAGCTTCAACAGCGGAGACGGTGATGATGAAAATGGTTTATTCTCAATGAAGAGCCAGAATCTTCAATGGGCACAAGGAAAAGCCGGCGAGGATCGAGTCCAGATTGTGATCTCCGAACAACATGGATGGGTCTTTGTGGGTATCTACGACGGATTCAACGGTCCTGATGCACCTGATTATTTGCTCACCAATCTGTACCCTGCCGTTCATAAAGAGCTTAAAGGGTTGCTTTGGAATGAGTCTGCTGACAATGAAAGCAATGATCATCCTCTGCAAAATGAGGATCTCAATAATCTCAGTTCCAATtcagaaaggaagagaagaaagaattcTGACAAGAAGAGGTGTAGATGTGAGTGGGATATTGAGAGGAAATTGAAGGACTTTGAAGGTAAAGGAGAAGTGACGCATTCAGATGTTCTGAACGCACTTTCGGATGCTTTAAGGAAAACAGAGGAAGGATTCCTGGAAAAAGCTGATAAGATGGTACTGGAGAATCCTGAGTTGGCTTTAATGGGATCTTGTGTTCTTGTGATGCTGATGAAGGGACGAGATGTTTACCTGCTGAATGTTGGGGATAGTCGCGCAGTTTTAGCCCGAAAATCATGTGAAAATAATCAGGACCTGGAAAGAATTAGTGAGGAGTCTGACTGTGATTTtgaagatgaatttgatggGTTTTTTAACTTGAGTTGCGATCAGCTCACAATGGATCACAGTACATATGTTCAAGAGGTGTGTGATTTTTAGCCGCCCCCCTTTCTGTTAAGAGTTCATCATTTGCCTGTACTGAACTGAAAGCCATTTCAATTTCAGGAAGTTGACAGGATCAAGCGAGAACATCCAGACGATGATTCCGCGGTGTTTAATGACAGGGTTAAGGGTTACTTGAAGGTCACTCGAGCCTTTGGTGCTGGTTTTCTCAAACAGGTATTGCTTGATTCCATTGTTCATTCTATACTATTCCATTGTCCTATGCATTTTTTGTTGATTCATGTTTTCTGTGGCAGCCGAAGTGGAATGATGCATTATTAGAGATGTTCAGAATTGACTACATTGGAACCTCTCCATACCTCACGTGTTCTCCATCAGTTTATCACCATAGACTCAGTCCAGGAGACAGATTTCTGATCCTGTCATCGGATGGATTGTATCAATACTTCACCAACGAGCAAGCCGTCGCCGAATGTGAGTCCTTCATCTCTGGATTCCCAGAAGGAGATCCCGCACAACATCTCATTCAAGAAGTAATGTTCCGGGCAGCGAAAAAGGCTGGTAATGTTTCATTCTGCCATGACCAAGACTATTAATTAACAGCGAACACGTATATGGCTTTAGTTTTTGCAGAGAAATTGAATTGGTTTGATTCATTTGCAGGCATGGATTTCCATGAATTGCTTGATATTCCTCAGGGTGATCGAAGGCGATATCATGACGATGTTTCCGTGATTATAATCTCATTAGAGGGAAGGATATGGCGATCATCTGTGTAAACACTACATTGAGATTTTGATTGAAATATCATACACAaacatttacaaaaaaaaagaaaaaaaaagaagcaacttCTTGCATTACAACAATTAGAGGCTCTATTGTTTCATACATCTGGTTTGTGTTAAAGGGTACTCTATCAagtttcatcttctttttcttttgtaattcCTTATTAATTCTGGAATTAATAACTGAAAATCTGTTAAGAACGAGAAACTATTAAACAATATGACATGATGTTTGTGGCTTAAATTACCAAATTCTATTCCATGAAACTTGCTGGATAACACTACATGCGCATAGATGCctgcttttatttttatattaagaAGATAATCAAAAGCTTTAAATTATATTAACAGAGATAATTATATGAGCCAACTAAGTGCAGTTGGGCATGATGACAGTGATAGTGAATCCAGCCTCTTGTTTGCCTCTAATTCATGCTActctctttttattattattaaactATAGATTAGTTTATCcactcattttttatttcaactTTGAGGGTGGAGTTCAACTCCTCTTTTCCCTCATAAAAATATGATATTGTCGTCACTTATCTTCTTCGAACCTTTAAACCTCAATTGTTTAAGGTCAACCCGTATAAATCCTTAATCATAATTAAACTTGAAGCTTCAAATGACAAATGATGGTGTTGATATTGTGGTAAGATGCATGAAAGTCATGTTCTCCCACAAAGAGTTCAATCCTCTCTATGAGCTTGCCTAACATGCATAATTTGGGACCCAATAGAGAAACCCGATAACTTTACTTAATGCGCAACCAAAGATAGTGACTGCAGGTctctttgaaaaataatttgaaatggGCTTCCACTTCTTCTTAAATCCTCATAAAAATATGATagtctcatcatcttcttctttaaaAAAGCTTTAAATCCAAATATTAATTTAGTATCAACTACGTACGTACATCTTTAATCCCTTAGGGTCAGGAGAGGCTGTTGTGTGACTTAACAATAGAGTCATAATATAATAGGAAGGTCAACTATTGGGATGGAAGCTGGAAAAAGATAGGTACATTAATTGTCAACAACTCTTATTGAACAAAATAACAATACAACAAACTAGCAAGAGAGAACAACCATCGGACGAGGGAATATATAACGGTAGAGGTTTATATTTAATGGATCTGTTTGAGATGCAATGACAGGTACCTGCATATTAAAGAGGGAAGATGCATCCAACCTTAAATTTTATGGTCTTTCTATTACATCTCGTGACGTACTCATTATTAATTACTAAAAAGACAACACTGCGTTTTGAATTCTTTCCTCAACTCAATTGTACTCATCGGTGGCAGATCAATGGAGCAAGAAAAAATTATGTGACCAGGTGGGATGGTGATTATGATGACGCTGATAGTCTAGAAACCTAAAACCTAAGAACATTTATTCCTCCGGTTCAGGGTTTTTGAAGGGAAATATGTATTCAGACGTCCACTCCCATGATTTTGGCCAGATTCACGTCTGAGTTTAGGGATTGAGACAACTCCCAACTAAATTTTGAAATAAGGTCTGTGTTGCTACTTACTAGAACAGAATATGGCGTGCATAAATGATtagatataaattaaaaaaaaaaaagagagagagatcaatTACGAATCAGAAAACACGAAAGGATACCAGGGGGGGGGGGTCCAGTCAATTCAATACGTTGACCATTAAGGCCAGCAGGTTCATGTGACTGGAGACCAGCTAGGGGCTTTCGATGACGACGCCTCCTTTTTCTTCTACAAGCTCTTGAACTCAAGAAGTTGTCCAGATACAAAGAGATTCAACAGGAAAATCCTTTCAATCTAATTCATTCTTGGGGTCAAATAAAGACAAAAGGATATGTTCACCACGTTACATGCCATATATTAGACACCTTGATGTAAATGATATCCCACAAGAGAAGTGTAGGCGGCCATGAGGCCTTCAACCTCAAGAAAAATCCATGTTATGGCAGGTAGGATTGCACGGAAAAGAGCAATCAATTAGCTTCACATCTCTTTTGTTGAAGTACCAATCACCGACCGACTCTGCAATGGTCTATTCAAAAAAGCACCGTCACCCAACAAAATTACTTAGGAGAGTAAATAGaagcagaaaagaaaatttcaacACAATTTGAGTTTTGATCATGATAAAACAACCAACCAGGACCGTAATCTGGACAGCAAGGACATGGTGACAGTTCAACAGAATGGATGGTGGCCTTTCTAGACGAGTGTTTCAGGCTGGTAGAACCAACCAAAGTAATACACCAGCAGGCTTGATTTActcgtgaaaaaaaaaaaagaaaaaaaaagaaactgacATTACATGCATTCAGTTCTATGGGAGCAAATTTGTGTGTTCTACATAGTCCGTGATTTGCATAGCATAACTGAATAAACTTCAAGCCGTTGAACACTTCTTGTCCAAGTAATCTTAGAAGAGCACATTGATGGTATGAACATTAATAAACCATGAGAACACAGGACAACAAGCGCTACTTCCTTACCTTTTTGTTGATTCTCGGAGAATTTGGTGAATGCCACGTCTCAGTCATCCACGTTTGACAATGACTAAAACAAGAATCTATGAACATCCCCCCATCCTTGTTTTGCTGGAAATCAGTCAGACCCTTTAACAGCGAGTCACGGTAACCTATACATGGAATACTTGAAACCAGATTAGACAACAATATAAATCGGTGTGCCATGCACAAGCATAGTTCTAGATATAGATGTTTCTCTAAATGAACCAATGCATCAAACCAAACTGTAACTGTTCCTATCAATTTGTTTTGGCCAATTATTTTCCAATGCTCACTTTCAGTCCAGTTTGAacagaaaaaatataaaaaaatataaaaagaggagaagaagaggaagaaaatcaaGTGCAGTAGGCTCATAAACTAAGCAAaacttaaaaattttaaaacttaatAGTACCTATATATCCATATTAACAGTGGTTTCTCGTTATAGAATAAATTTGCAGAATAGAAAATGGGAATATTGCGTTAGAAGCATACAACACAAGGAAGAACAGGATAAGCAATGATACTATTCaattgaaaatgagaaaaaatcTCCTTGGACAGTTTAGGGATTTACAATGCAGAGATGTAGCTGCTTCAATACAAACTGCAGAGAAACTTCAAGCAGGAGACACCACAGAGAGAGAGGCAGACCGAAAAAGGAGAGAGATGGAAATGACCAAAAAGGGGAGAGAATAAATGACTAACGGAGAGTGTAATTTCAGGCCAGAAGTAATGACAT
The window above is part of the Tripterygium wilfordii isolate XIE 37 chromosome 3, ASM1340144v1, whole genome shotgun sequence genome. Proteins encoded here:
- the LOC119986857 gene encoding probable protein phosphatase 2C 4, which produces MGNGVTKVGYCFAGAGDISRRHDIAVILTNPFHEGLGHSFCYFPPDQSCSKIHSHEDTTLFRSISGASVSANASTPLSTSAALTADTYPYSSSTFESSGTFASIPLQPVPRRSFHAGSGPLSGGLGSGLIERGFLSGPIERGLNSGPIDRGLNSGPIGKSSDKLHRSSSHGGFESTEIKEKPKKHSLIRSFKRVISKTISRGRRSIVAPIRSFKESILDKNDKNPSSGNNLSGQESFNSGDGDDENGLFSMKSQNLQWAQGKAGEDRVQIVISEQHGWVFVGIYDGFNGPDAPDYLLTNLYPAVHKELKGLLWNESADNESNDHPLQNEDLNNLSSNSERKRRKNSDKKRCRCEWDIERKLKDFEGKGEVTHSDVLNALSDALRKTEEGFLEKADKMVLENPELALMGSCVLVMLMKGRDVYLLNVGDSRAVLARKSCENNQDLERISEESDCDFEDEFDGFFNLSCDQLTMDHSTYVQEEVDRIKREHPDDDSAVFNDRVKGYLKVTRAFGAGFLKQPKWNDALLEMFRIDYIGTSPYLTCSPSVYHHRLSPGDRFLILSSDGLYQYFTNEQAVAECESFISGFPEGDPAQHLIQEVMFRAAKKAGMDFHELLDIPQGDRRRYHDDVSVIIISLEGRIWRSSV